The Meiothermus sp. CFH 77666 DNA window GTGCAGGGGGAGGTCTTCGGAGGTGTAGAGCACCGCCACCGCGTTGGGCAGGGCAGAGAGCACCACCGAGCTCGAGAGCACCAGCAGCAGGCTGCCCAGAATGCGCTCGACCAGCACATCGCGGGTGAAGGCCGCCGCCAGGCGATTGACAAAAGCGTTGCTGCCAAAGAGTTCGTTGGAGATGAAGTTCAGAAACCAGCTTGTGCCCGCCCAGGCCCCATACGCCAGCCCGGCCCCCAGCAACAGCCCCACCAGGGCCGAGGCCGGCGCCTGACGAAACCCATTCCACAAAAGTTGCAAGCGCAGGGTCAGCATCCGACCTCGAGTCTAGACCACCCGCTCCAAAGCATTGGTGCGTTTGCGCCGCTTCGTTGCGAAGTACCCCAACAGAAAGCCAGGCATCCTTGGCCTGGCTACACCCCTTGGCGAGGGGCAAAGCAAACTTGGCTTATGGCTTATGGCTTATAGCTTATAGCTTATAGCCATTAGCTATTAGCTATTAGCTATTAGCTTTTGGCTCTCCCCTTTCCCTGACAAATGCCCCTAGCCGCCGGGCCTCTCTTGTGCCTTAGACTGGAACAAATGTTAGTCAAAGACGTAATGCACAGCCCGGTGCTGACCGTGGACGCCGCGGTGACCCTCGAGGCCGCCTATCACATCATGCTCCAGCGCAATATCCGGCACATTCCGGTAACGCAGGAGGGCCGCCTGGTGGGGATGATTACCGACCGCGATATCCGGCTGGCCACCAGTCCCTTTGCAGAAGGCGGAGCCAGGCCCATCGAGACCCCGGTGGGTCAGGTGATGGCCCAGCCGGTGATTACCGGCGACCCCCTCGACCCGGTGGAGGAGGCCGCGCGGGTTATGCGGCAGCGCAAGATTGGGGCCCTGCCCATCCTGGACGGCAACGAGCTGGTGGGTATCGTAACCGGGATCGACCTGCTGGATGCGCTTTTGCGCCTGACCGGGGTACAGAAGCCCAGCGGGCGGCTCGAGGTCTGCCTCGATGACCGGCCCGGCGAGCTGGCCCGCCTGAGCGGCGAGCTGGCCCAGCACAACATCAACATCCATTCCCTGCTAACCTACCCCTGCGACGAAGGCACCGTTACCACCGTGGTGCGGATCGGCACCCTGGACGTCCGCAAGCTGGCCCACGATCTGCGCCAGAAGGGTTACGAGGTACGCTGGCCCCCCGAAATTCCTGGCAAGAGCTTATGAGCGTCCCGGTCATCTACAGCCCCCAGTACAAGCTCTACAACTTTGGGCCGCAACACCCCTTCAGCCCGGTGCGGCTCGAGATGTTGCTGGATTTACTGGAGCATCTGGGCCACCCCCTGCATTTTGTCGAACCCGCCCAGGCCACCCGCGAGGACGTGCGCAGCGTGCATCTGGAGTCGTTTGTGCGGCGGGTGGAGGCTGCTGGGCGGGGGGAGCGCTCGCCCGATTTTGATCACTACGGCATCGGCACCGCCGACACCCCCATTTTTGCCGGTATGGACGAGGCCGCCCGCTGGCTGGTGGGGGGCACGCTCACGGCAGCAAAGATGATCTCGAGTGGCCAGGCCAAAGAGGTCTTGCAGTTGGGGGGTGGCCTGCACCATGCCCAGAAAGACCTGGCCTCGGGGTTTTGTGTTTACAACGACCTCTCGGTCGCTATTCGCTACCTAACCAACCAGGGCTTGCGGGTAGCCTATATCGATATTGACGTGCACCACGGCGACGGGGTGCAGTGGATTCACTACGACGAGCCAAACGTACTCACCTTCTCGATCCACGAGTCGGGCCGCTACCTCTACCCCGGCACCGGCCACACCCACGAAATCGGC harbors:
- a CDS encoding CBS and ACT domain-containing protein, which codes for MLVKDVMHSPVLTVDAAVTLEAAYHIMLQRNIRHIPVTQEGRLVGMITDRDIRLATSPFAEGGARPIETPVGQVMAQPVITGDPLDPVEEAARVMRQRKIGALPILDGNELVGIVTGIDLLDALLRLTGVQKPSGRLEVCLDDRPGELARLSGELAQHNINIHSLLTYPCDEGTVTTVVRIGTLDVRKLAHDLRQKGYEVRWPPEIPGKSL
- a CDS encoding acetoin utilization protein AcuC, yielding MSVPVIYSPQYKLYNFGPQHPFSPVRLEMLLDLLEHLGHPLHFVEPAQATREDVRSVHLESFVRRVEAAGRGERSPDFDHYGIGTADTPIFAGMDEAARWLVGGTLTAAKMISSGQAKEVLQLGGGLHHAQKDLASGFCVYNDLSVAIRYLTNQGLRVAYIDIDVHHGDGVQWIHYDEPNVLTFSIHESGRYLYPGTGHTHEIGKAEGTGRKLNIPLEPFTEDDSYLEVLQMGLEPALRWFRPDALVIQCGADAHYQDPLAEILLTTRAYAKVFPLLRQYVADFAGGRAVYTLGGGYSLDATSRIWAMLYLMLQGLPLPDHLPEPWLRRWGTRLGHFLTHTLHDLEGAYPEIPRKLEIERRNRQVTERMLESVRPYWK